A single genomic interval of Camelina sativa cultivar DH55 chromosome 11, Cs, whole genome shotgun sequence harbors:
- the LOC104726775 gene encoding uncharacterized protein LOC104726775 has product MPFNGYIVYGVAHQHAGGIGAALYRESGEGICTSMAKYGNGVEPGNEAGYIVGMASCYPADPVKVSYGETLTMEFNYSSAVGHTGVMGLFYILVAQQLPEPELSLPNLFQEPARSVSVLAFLAVTVVVAVVVLIAAVVYRRQNREDGYQSLST; this is encoded by the exons ATGCCATTTAATGGGTATATTGTCTACGGTGTAGCTCACCAACACGCGGGCGGTATCGGTGCTGCTCTGTACCGAGAG AGCGGTGAAGGAATATGTACTTCGATGGCCAAGTATGGAAATGGAGTTGAACCTGGAAACGAAGCTGGTTACATTGTTGGAATGGCGTCTTGTTATCCTGCTGATCCAGTGAAAGTGAGCTATGGAGAGACATTGACTATGGAGTTTAATTACAGTAGTGCCGTTGGTCATACGGGAGTTATGGGACTCTTTTACATCCTCGTTGCGCAGCAGTTGCCTGAACCAGAGCTCTCCTTGCCTAATCTTTTTCAG GAACCTGCGAGAAGTGTGAGCGTTTTAGCATTTTTGGCTGtgacggtggtggtggcggtagTGGTTCTAATAGCCGCCGTTGTATACAGAAGACAGAACCGGGAAGATGGTTACCAATCTCTTAGTACATGA